Proteins found in one Sorghum bicolor cultivar BTx623 chromosome 1, Sorghum_bicolor_NCBIv3, whole genome shotgun sequence genomic segment:
- the LOC110431154 gene encoding bZIP transcription factor 16-like — translation MGKGDVATRSKSQKSSAIQNEQSTPTNPPTAYPDWSQFQAYYNAPGTAPVTPPAFFHSSVAPSPQGHPYMWGPQMMPPYGTPPPYAAMYAQGTPYQQAPMPPGSHPYSPYPMQSPNGTVQTPTSGAGGTETNKSNKNKRKTPLKRSKGSLGSLDVVAVKNNKSPAKPQASSSNEGSSQSESGSGSSSEGSSTNSKSSSRAKDGSEQGQGNDARSKGTQSSAVEPTQPSSGPVVLNPMMPFWPVPPPMAGPATTLNMGVDYWGTPASVPMHGKVIAAPTSAPSSNSRDIVLSDPAIQDEREMKRQKRKQSNRESARRSRLRKQAEWEEVANRADLLKQENSSLKEELKQLQEKCDSLTSENTSLHEKLKVLEDEKSNGNWCKD, via the exons ATGGGAAAGGGAGATGTGGCTACTAGGTCCAAATCTCAAAAATCGTCAGCAATACAG AATGAGCAGAGTACACCTACTAACCCCCCCACAGCATATCCTGATTGGTCTCAGTTCCAG GCATACTATAATGCTCCTGGGACAGCTCCCGTGACCCCACCGGCTTTTTTTCATTCATCTGTAGCTCCAAGCCCTCAGGGACACCCATATATGTGGGGTCCACAG ATGATGCCTCCTTATGGGACACCACCACCATATGCAGCAATGTATGCACAAGGCACACCATATCAGCAGGCACCGATGCCACCG GGTTCACACCCATACAGCCCTTATCCTATGCAGTCACCAAATGGGACAGTTCAAACTCCA ACATCTGGTGCTGGCGGTACAGAGACAAATAAATCGAATAAAAATAAGCGGAAGACTCCCCTGAAAAGATCAAAAGGAAGCTTAGGTAGTCTGGATGTTGTTGCAGTAAAAAACAACAAGTCACCGGCAAAGCCTCAAGCTTCTTCCTCCAATGAAGGTTCTTCACAAAG TGAGAGTGGAAGCGGGAGTTCTTCTGAAGGAAGCAGTACAAATTCAAAAAGT AGTTCAAGGGCGAAGGATGGTTCTGAGCAAGGTCAGGGTAATG ATGCTAGGAGTAAAGGTACTCAAAGCTCTGCAGTTGAGCCCACACAACCATCTTCTGGGCCTGTTGTGCTTAACCCTATGATGCCATTTTGGCCTGTTCCCCCTCCTATGGCTGGCCCAGCAACTACTCTGAATATGGGAGTGGATTACTGGGGTACTCCTGCTTCTGTACCCATGCATGGTAAAGTTATTGCAGCACCGACATCAGCTCCTTCATCAAATTCACGTGATATTGTTCTCAGTGATCCGGCTATACAG gatgagagagaaatgAAGAGACAAAAACGGAAGCAATCAAATAGGGAATCAGCTCGGCGCTCAAGATTGCGCAAGCAG GCTGAATGGGAGGAAGTAGCCAATCGTGCAGATTTGCTAAAGCAGGAAAATAGTTCGCTTAAAGAAGAATTGAAACAACTTCAGGAGAAGTGTGATAGCTTGACCTCAGAAAATACATCTCTACAC GAGAAGCTTAAAGTGCTTGAGGATGAGAAATCAAATGGAAATTGGTGCAAGGATTAA
- the LOC8078868 gene encoding zinc finger protein 4, translated as MKSKEMCQEPCDELSEISSQEASNSSGLISLDLSLTVPVAAAAAAESSTTDNSNSNSGGALADAAVAAREPSRVFTCNYCQRKFFSSQALGGHQNAHRRERTLARRALRLDAAGPYGYYADVASLPLYGSGLYPIGIQAHASTAAHPDQQRREDAGAGAGAELRRPARGLLSPMPFLVADEEMSFGWPGSFRPAIPAAAAAAPAGSAALNSAGGVAMHAREEPDLTLRL; from the coding sequence atgaagagcaaggagatgtgCCAAGAACCGTGCGACGAGCTGTCCGAGATCAGCAGCCAGGAGGCGTCCAACTCCTCCGGCCTGATCAGCCTCGACCTCTCACTCACCGtccccgtcgccgccgccgccgccgccgagtcgAGCACTACCGACAACAGCAACAGTAACAGCGGCGGCGCGCTGGCCGACGCGGCGGTGGCCGCCCGCGAGCCGTCGCGCGTGTTCACGTGCAACTACTGCCAGCGCAAGTTCTTCAGCTCGCAGGCGCTGGGCGGGCACCAGAACGCGCACCGGCGGGAGCGCACGCTGGCCCGACGCGCGCTGCGGCTGGACGCGGCGGGGCCCTACGGCTACTACGCCGACGTGGCGTCCCTGCCGCTGTACGGCTCCGGCCTGTACCCGATCGGCATCCAGGCGCACGCGTCGACGGCAGCGCACCCGGATCAGCAGCGGCGCGaggacgccggcgccggcgctggcgcCGAGCTGAGGAGGCCCGCGCGGGGGCTGCTGAGCCCCATGCCGTTCCTCGTGGCCGACGAGGAGATGAGCTTCGGCTGGCCCGGTAGCTTCAGACCAGCCAtccccgctgctgctgctgctgcgccggCGGGGAGCGCAGCCCTGAACTCGGCCGGCGGCGTCGCCATGCATGCCCGGGAGGAGCCCGATCTGACGCTCAGGCTATGA
- the LOC8056824 gene encoding protein OBERON 3 encodes MFGDSDGSKDASAAAPGSNPTEPPFPNRELTLSSYLCDKAPPAAAAAGPSSPPNPEAAAAPADDAAANAKLCVERDFLHLSAPKRGDPPGDDSSVVGGKKPRLDSLQLSLSLSNDAPAPPPTSQQPSSSLPPSQLASLLPVDGDLRGGSTATAAAAVPAAAPVAPPPRRTYSANTGRTRSINSDDMSYSYSVFSHNPSCSLTHNSTDIYAAGEGTNGSVHSRFNFRPMGDGSVAFAPSQLKDGTSSFFPTELPARMVPSAAALSAGGSFDGSRGGMHSSRPERILRDIVSDPVPAMAQVLQDFPSETLEVLRETVRSMIDAPEKRDELSSLQRKLERRSDLTAEVLGRANKTQLEILVAIKTGMTTFVTGKGRVSSSELVEMFLLKRCRNMNCKSVVPVDDCECKICSTKKGFCSACMCPVCHKFDCAANTCSWVGCDVCSHWCHAACALEKNLIRPGPTLKGVMGTTEMQFQCLGCNHASEMFGFVKEVFNCCAEDWSPETHMKELDFVRKIFAASEDFEGKGLHAKAEEVLSMLVKKIISPSDATKTMLQFFKYGVTDYSVTGSKSKGILAAQTSKSTDMLHLQTPTITPPKSSFNFKPSTSILDSQMDVLKASPKPLSIEPHFSSSSKDEDSSSLETIVKCKEAEAKLFQKLADDARKEVDSYRQIVRAKTQKLEEEYATKVAKLCFQETEEKRRKKVEELKLLENSHYDYHKMKLRMQTEIQGLLERMEATKKMWV; translated from the exons ATGTTCGGCGACTCAGACGGATCCAAGGacgccagcgccgccgcgcccgGGTCCAACCCGACGGAGCCGCCCTTCCCCAACCGGGAGCTCACGCTCAGCAGCTACCTCTGCGACAaggcgccgcccgccgccgcggcggcggggccGTCCTCGCCGCCCAACCCCGAGGCGGCGGCCGCCCCGGCAGACGATGCCGCGGCCAACGCCAAGCTGTGCGTCGAGCGGGATTTCCTCCACCTCTCCGCGCCCAAGCGCGGGGATCCGCCCGGCGACGACTCGTCCGTCGTCGGGGGTAAGAAGCCCCGCCTAGACTCGCTCCAGCTCTCGCTCTCCCTCTCCAACGacgcgcccgcgccgccgccgacctCCCAGCAGCCGTCCTCCTCCCTGCCTCCGTCGCAGCTCGCGTCGCTCCTCCCGGTCGACGGCGATCTGCGCGGCGGGAGCACCGCGACCGCAGCCGCCGCGGTGCCTGCAGCTGCGCCTGTCGCGCCGCCCCCCAGGCGGACCTACAGCGCCAACACGGGGCGCACCCGGAGCATCAACTCCGACGACATGTCCTATTCCTACTCGGTGTTCTCGCACAACCCGAGCTGCTCCCTCACGCACAACTCCACCGACATCTACGCCGCCGGGGAAGGCACCAACGGCTCCGTCCACAGCCGGTTCAACTTCCGCCCCATGGGGGACGGCAGCGTCGCCTTCGCCCCGTCGCAGCTCAAGGACGGCACCTCGTCCTTCTTCCCCACCGAGCTCCCCGCCAGGATGGTACCGTCGGCAGCGGCGCTCAGCGCTGGCGGCAGCTTTGACGGCAGCCGCGGAGGTATGCACTCGTCACGCCCTGAGAGGATCTTGCGGGACATCGTGTCGGACCCTGTGCCTGCCATGGCTCAGGTCCTGCAGGATTTTCCTAGTGAAACCCTGGAGGTGCTGCGGGAGACTGTGCGGAGCATGATTGATGCCCCGGAGAAGAGGGACGAGCTGTCAAGCCTGCAGCGGAAGCTGGAGCGTCGTTCGGACCTGACTGCCGAGGTATTGGGGCGTGCTAACAAGACGCAGCTGGAGATCCTGGTGGCTATCAAGACTGGTATGACCACTTTTGTTACTGGTAAGGGACGAGTTTCGAGCAGCGAGCTTGTGGAGATGTTCCTACTGAAACGGTGCCGCAACATGAACTGCAAGAGTGTCGTCCCTGTGGACGACTGTGAGTGTAAGATTTGCTCCACCAAGAAGGGGTTCTGCAGCGCGTGTATGTGCCCggtgtgccacaagtttgattGTGCTGCAAATACATGCAGCTGGGTTGGATGTGATGTCTGCTCCCATTGGTGCCATGCTGCATGCGCCCTGGAGAAGAACTTGATAAGGCCAGGGCCGACACTGAAGGGGGTGATGGGCACAACCGAGATGCAGTTCCAGTGCCTCGGCTGCAACCATGCTTCTGAGATGTTTGGGTTTGTTAAGGAGGTGTTCAATTGCTGTGCGGAGGACTGGAGTCCTGAGACGCACATGAAAGAGCTAGACTTTGTTAGGAAGATATTTGCTGCTAGCGAGGATTTCGAGGGGAAGGGGCTCCATGCTAAGGCAGAAGAGGTCCTCAGCATGCTTGTAAAGAAAATCATTTCCCCTTCTGATGCGACGAAGACCATGCTACAATTCTTTAAAT ATGGTGTAACAGACTACTCTGTTACTGGTAGCAAGTCAAAAGGAATACTGGCGGCTCAGACGAGTAAATCTACAGATATGCTTCATCTTCAGACCCCAACCATCACTCCACCAAAATCCTCATTCAACTTCAAGCCCAGCACCTCCATTCTTGATTCACAGATGGATGTACTCAAGGCCAGCCCAAAACCACTCTCTATAGAACCCCATTTCAGCTCCAGCTCAAAGGACGAAGACTCCTCCAGCCTTGAGACCATTGTGAAGTGCAAGGAAGCTGAGGCAAAACTGTTCCAGAAACTGGCCGATGATGCCAGGAAGGAGGTAGACAGCTACCGGCAGATCGTGCGcgccaagacccagaagctagAGGAGGAGTACGCCACGAAGGTGGCGAAGCTGTGCTTCCAGGAGACGGAGGagaagaggaggaagaaagtCGAAGAGCTGAAGCTGCTAGAGAACTCGCACTACGACTACCACAAGATGAAGCTGCGGATGCAGACCGAAATCCAGGGCCTGCTTGAGCGGATGGAAGCCACAAAGAAGATGTGGGTATAG